One genomic region from Candidatus Krumholzibacteriia bacterium encodes:
- a CDS encoding biopolymer transporter ExbD, translated as MKFERNQKTKSQIPTASFGDIVFLLLIFFMVSTVFKTEDGLEVDLPRAESGVEIKRDDIRNIYVDQFGRISVDDKLVSEELAAQIMAQSYESNPMTIVAFQGDINTDYEVMDRIMEELKKVNAVRVSFNNKVESTQPKF; from the coding sequence GTGAAGTTCGAACGGAACCAGAAGACCAAATCGCAGATCCCGACGGCGTCCTTCGGGGACATCGTCTTCCTGCTGCTGATCTTCTTCATGGTGAGCACGGTGTTCAAGACCGAGGACGGTCTCGAGGTCGACCTGCCACGGGCCGAGTCGGGTGTCGAGATCAAGCGCGACGACATCCGCAACATCTACGTGGACCAGTTCGGGCGGATCTCGGTCGACGACAAGCTGGTCTCCGAGGAGCTCGCCGCCCAGATCATGGCCCAGAGCTACGAATCCAATCCGATGACCATCGTCGCCTTCCAGGGCGACATCAATACCGACTACGAGGTCATGGATCGGATCATGGAAGAGTTGAAGAAGGTCAACGCGGTGCGCGTGTCCTTCAACAACAAGGTCGAGAGCACCCAGCCGAAGTTCTAG
- a CDS encoding biopolymer transporter ExbD, with protein MAVKIKKFRRPTEEMNMSSIADIVFLLLIYFMVVTVFQQDIGMPFVLPAAAEQEETVQIKESNTASLQVTASNIVLLDDQPMAINGIKNELERRLLENPKLVVIVENHPMSDYGVFAAVLDEVRLAKCRKVAIKMMDV; from the coding sequence ATGGCGGTCAAGATCAAGAAGTTCCGGCGGCCGACCGAAGAGATGAACATGTCGTCCATCGCGGACATCGTGTTCCTCTTGCTCATCTACTTCATGGTCGTGACGGTCTTCCAGCAGGACATCGGCATGCCCTTCGTACTGCCGGCGGCCGCCGAGCAGGAAGAGACCGTGCAGATCAAGGAGTCGAACACGGCGTCGCTGCAGGTCACCGCCTCGAACATCGTCTTGCTCGACGATCAGCCCATGGCGATCAACGGGATCAAGAACGAACTCGAGCGGCGGCTGCTGGAGAACCCGAAGCTGGTGGTGATCGTCGAGAACCACCCGATGTCCGACTACGGGGTCTTCGCGGCGGTGCTCGACGAAGTGCGGTTGGCCAAGTGCCGCAAGGTCGCCATCAAGATGATGGACGTTTAG
- a CDS encoding MotA/TolQ/ExbB proton channel family protein, with product MARKGLFPMTVMAALLFVATAFVTPVLAQEEGEAETSLDIEGVMNTSDSLAWSASDSIDEMVQVEEAPSGIMGWFEQTPLGQSGAGQLFIAGGNFMWGLLAAAILALAVILERAFTLAKARTNTRRLIGSVITTLRSDGVNEAAQVCERTRGPIAAILHSGLLRAERGPEAVEKAIETSGTIEMAFLERGLVALSAVANTAPLLGFLGTVSGMISAFEAIANADNVNAKLVASGISEALITTASGLIIAIPASLGHSFFLSIIDRFIIEMEETSAELVEELTQIGHR from the coding sequence ATGGCTCGCAAAGGTCTGTTCCCGATGACCGTGATGGCGGCGTTGCTGTTCGTCGCGACAGCGTTCGTCACCCCGGTCCTTGCCCAGGAAGAAGGCGAGGCCGAGACCTCGCTGGACATCGAGGGCGTCATGAACACCTCGGACTCGCTCGCGTGGTCGGCGTCGGACTCGATCGACGAGATGGTCCAGGTGGAAGAAGCTCCCAGCGGCATCATGGGGTGGTTCGAGCAGACTCCTCTCGGTCAGAGTGGAGCCGGTCAGCTCTTCATCGCCGGTGGGAACTTCATGTGGGGTCTTCTGGCCGCCGCCATCCTGGCCCTGGCCGTGATCCTCGAGCGCGCCTTCACGCTGGCGAAGGCCCGCACCAACACCCGACGTCTGATCGGCAGCGTCATCACCACCCTGCGCAGTGACGGCGTGAACGAGGCCGCGCAGGTCTGCGAACGCACCCGCGGCCCGATCGCGGCGATCCTGCACAGCGGGCTGCTACGCGCCGAACGGGGTCCCGAAGCCGTGGAGAAGGCGATCGAGACCTCGGGGACCATCGAGATGGCCTTCCTCGAGCGTGGGCTCGTGGCGCTGTCGGCCGTGGCCAACACCGCGCCGCTGCTCGGCTTCCTCGGCACGGTGTCCGGGATGATCTCGGCCTTCGAGGCCATCGCGAACGCCGACAACGTGAACGCCAAGCTGGTGGCGAGCGGTATCTCCGAGGCGCTGATCACCACCGCCAGCGGTCTGATCATCGCGATCCCGGCGTCGCTCGGTCACAGCTTCTTCCTGTCGATCATCGACCGCTTCATCATCGAGATGGAAGAGACCTCGGCCGAGCTGGTCGAAGAGCTCACCCAGATCGGCCACCGCTAG